From the genome of bacterium, one region includes:
- a CDS encoding bifunctional folylpolyglutamate synthase/dihydrofolate synthase — translation MNYQEAISYLYSLEQFGIKFGLHNIQRMMELLGNPQETLRAIHIAGTNGKGSVAAYCASILTSAGYKVGLYTSPHLVKFEERMQINGKQITESELVRFVEKIQPIAKQVADDNQGLHPTFFEVTTAIALDYFAQNNVEYLVLEVGMGGRLDATNVVSAKVAVITNITFDHMQYLGDTLAKIAYEKAGIIKPHAIVITGAAGEALTEIQRVCAERTAELIVYPKDIAYQEDLNEFDTRRFTIATVNNVYPHLEIPLRGKHQLVNATLAVAGIEAMESAYGCDCRSAIAEGLKKTVWPGRLEVVRQEPMIVLDGAHNVAGIESLTSALLDEFNYENLYLIIGIANDKESRKMLELLCPLAKEVILTAAKTHRAIPPETLSTQINATDTFALKSNPPRITIVKHIPDAIQYALQLADRNDLICITGSLYVVGEAREQLMK, via the coding sequence ATGAACTACCAAGAAGCGATATCGTATCTATATTCACTTGAGCAGTTTGGAATTAAATTCGGACTGCATAATATCCAGCGGATGATGGAATTACTCGGGAATCCGCAGGAAACCTTGCGGGCGATTCATATCGCTGGAACCAATGGAAAAGGGTCAGTAGCTGCATATTGTGCAAGTATTCTAACCAGTGCCGGATATAAGGTTGGTCTCTATACCTCACCGCATTTAGTGAAATTTGAAGAACGGATGCAGATTAATGGCAAGCAGATAACCGAATCCGAGTTAGTTCGATTCGTCGAAAAAATTCAGCCAATCGCAAAACAAGTTGCGGATGACAATCAGGGATTGCACCCAACCTTTTTTGAGGTTACCACAGCGATAGCGCTCGATTATTTCGCCCAGAATAACGTAGAGTATCTGGTTCTCGAAGTTGGGATGGGCGGCCGGCTTGATGCAACGAATGTTGTTTCTGCGAAAGTAGCGGTGATAACGAATATCACGTTCGACCATATGCAATATCTCGGCGATACTTTAGCCAAAATCGCTTATGAAAAAGCGGGGATAATCAAACCGCATGCGATAGTTATCACCGGTGCTGCTGGAGAAGCGTTAACCGAAATCCAGCGGGTCTGCGCAGAACGTACTGCGGAGTTAATCGTCTATCCGAAGGATATCGCGTATCAAGAGGACTTGAATGAGTTCGATACCCGCCGATTTACCATTGCCACGGTTAATAATGTTTATCCGCATCTTGAAATTCCATTGCGTGGTAAACATCAGTTGGTCAATGCAACGTTAGCCGTTGCAGGAATTGAAGCTATGGAATCTGCTTACGGTTGCGACTGTCGTTCTGCGATAGCGGAAGGATTGAAAAAAACGGTTTGGCCAGGGAGATTAGAAGTGGTGAGACAAGAACCGATGATCGTTCTCGACGGAGCGCATAATGTTGCTGGTATTGAATCATTAACCTCAGCGTTACTCGATGAATTCAACTATGAGAATCTCTATCTAATCATCGGGATTGCCAATGATAAAGAGAGTCGGAAAATGCTGGAACTACTCTGTCCGTTAGCAAAAGAAGTTATCCTCACGGCGGCAAAAACGCATCGCGCGATTCCGCCGGAAACCTTATCAACCCAGATTAATGCAACGGATACATTTGCGCTGAAATCGAATCCGCCACGGATAACTATTGTCAAGCATATCCCTGATGCGATACAATATGCGTTACAATTAGCTGATAGAAATGATTTAATTTGTATCACCGGTTCATTGTATGTCGTCGGTGAAGCGAGAGAACAGCTAATGAAATAG
- the accD gene encoding acetyl-CoA carboxylase, carboxyltransferase subunit beta: MAWFKKPEYTTLSVPKEKKRVQIPDGLWTKCEECSAILDNKQLEANLKVCPKCGYHFRISAKERIAYTLDTGSFVEFDAQIQSADPLEFTDSKRYPARIAESVKKLGINEAIICGEGKINGIPVAIGIMEFGFIGGSMGSVVGEKVTRTIERGLATNMPVVIISTTGGARMQEGILSLMQMAKTSAALSKLAQARIPYISVLTNPTTAGVMASYASLGDVVIAEPKALIGFAGPRVIEQTIRQQLPPGFQRSEFLLEHGFIDIIVDRRELKNTIAQVITLLTNNQSRNPFRSNC, from the coding sequence ATGGCTTGGTTTAAAAAACCGGAATATACCACGTTATCTGTTCCGAAAGAAAAGAAGCGGGTTCAAATTCCAGACGGTTTATGGACGAAATGCGAGGAATGTTCCGCGATTCTCGATAATAAACAGTTGGAAGCGAATCTAAAAGTATGCCCGAAATGCGGGTATCATTTTCGGATTTCGGCAAAAGAACGGATAGCATATACGCTCGATACCGGAAGTTTCGTTGAATTCGATGCGCAGATTCAATCTGCCGACCCGCTTGAATTCACGGATTCGAAGAGGTATCCAGCTCGGATAGCAGAATCGGTGAAAAAACTTGGTATCAACGAAGCGATAATCTGCGGCGAAGGAAAAATCAATGGTATTCCTGTTGCAATCGGGATAATGGAATTCGGGTTTATCGGCGGCAGTATGGGGTCAGTGGTTGGCGAAAAGGTCACGCGAACGATTGAACGTGGGTTAGCCACGAACATGCCGGTCGTGATTATTTCAACTACTGGCGGAGCGCGAATGCAGGAAGGGATATTATCCTTAATGCAGATGGCGAAAACCAGCGCCGCATTATCGAAATTAGCGCAAGCGCGAATTCCGTATATTTCGGTGTTAACGAATCCGACAACTGCGGGAGTCATGGCATCATACGCATCACTGGGCGATGTGGTGATTGCCGAACCGAAAGCGTTAATCGGATTTGCTGGACCGCGGGTTATCGAGCAGACTATCCGTCAGCAGTTACCGCCAGGATTCCAGCGGTCAGAATTTTTATTAGAACACGGATTTATTGATATTATCGTTGATCGCCGGGAATTAAAAAATACGATCGCGCAGGTTATTACCCTGTTAACGAATAACCAATCCAGGAATCCATTTCGCTCAAACTGTTAA
- the trpA gene encoding tryptophan synthase subunit alpha produces MSRIQHKFEITKQENRAALIAYITAGDPDLGTTEKLVLALAESGADIIELGIPFSDPIADGPTIQKASQRALARGTQLRNVIALVKELRNQTQIPLVFMSYYNPILQYGIEKFAQDGVNAGLDGVIVPDLPPEEANELIQASRKTGLDTIFLLAPTSTPARIKLVAKSSSGFVYYVSLTGVTGVRKQVATDIAASIRKIKRLTDKPVAVGFGISNPAQVRQIVNWGADGVIVGSAIVNLIEQNIGKQDLVHQVAKFVKRLAQGTKG; encoded by the coding sequence ATGTCAAGAATTCAACATAAATTTGAAATAACCAAACAAGAGAATCGGGCAGCGTTAATCGCGTATATTACCGCTGGTGACCCGGATTTGGGAACAACTGAAAAACTGGTGTTAGCATTAGCAGAATCCGGAGCGGATATCATCGAGTTAGGGATTCCATTTTCTGACCCGATAGCTGACGGACCAACGATTCAGAAAGCATCACAACGAGCGCTAGCTAGAGGAACGCAACTTAGAAATGTTATTGCTCTGGTTAAAGAGTTGCGAAACCAAACGCAAATTCCACTGGTATTTATGTCATATTATAATCCAATCCTGCAATATGGGATAGAAAAGTTCGCACAGGATGGAGTTAACGCCGGACTCGATGGCGTTATCGTTCCGGATTTACCGCCTGAAGAAGCGAACGAACTTATCCAAGCATCACGGAAAACTGGGTTAGATACGATTTTCCTATTAGCGCCGACTAGTACTCCTGCTCGAATAAAATTAGTTGCAAAAAGTAGTAGCGGTTTTGTATACTATGTATCTCTAACTGGGGTAACCGGCGTAAGGAAACAGGTTGCAACTGATATTGCTGCATCAATTAGAAAGATTAAACGGTTGACGGATAAACCGGTTGCGGTCGGATTCGGGATTTCAAATCCGGCGCAGGTTCGGCAGATAGTCAACTGGGGTGCGGATGGCGTTATCGTCGGCAGTGCGATTGTTAATCTCATCGAGCAGAATATCGGGAAGCAAGATTTAGTTCATCAAGTAGCAAAATTTGTTAAACGGTTAGCTCAAGGTACTAAAGGTTAA
- the trpB gene encoding tryptophan synthase subunit beta yields MSIRKMLPNRSGHFDIFGGKFAPETLMPCLDELEYAYRKAKTDPAFTKELNYYLQEYAGRPTPLYFAERLTKYLGGAKIYLKREDLCHTGAHKINNTIGQALLTKRMGKPRVIAETGAGQHGVATATVAALFNLTCDIYMGEEDCHRQALNVFRMELLGARVIPVKSGSRTLKDAINEAFRDWITNVRDTNYIFGSVSGVHPFPMMVRDFQSVIGKETKRQIQQKEGRLPDYLVACVGGGSNAIGLFYPFYWDTSVKFIGVEAAGLGMKTGKHAASLCAGSIGVLHGSKSYVLQDNNGQILPTHSISAGLDYPGVGPEHSFYKKSGRAEYVAITDKEALAAFQLLAELEGIIPALESAHAVAYTCKLAPKLKKNQIIVINLSGRGDKDVQQVSKHCGK; encoded by the coding sequence ATGTCTATACGAAAAATGTTACCTAATCGAAGTGGTCATTTCGATATTTTCGGCGGGAAATTTGCGCCGGAAACGTTAATGCCGTGTCTCGACGAACTCGAGTATGCTTATCGGAAAGCGAAAACCGACCCGGCGTTTACGAAAGAATTGAATTATTATCTGCAAGAATATGCTGGGCGGCCAACTCCACTCTATTTCGCTGAACGGTTAACGAAATATCTCGGTGGTGCGAAAATATATCTGAAACGGGAAGATTTATGTCATACCGGCGCGCATAAAATAAATAATACTATCGGTCAGGCATTATTAACCAAACGAATGGGGAAACCGCGAGTGATTGCAGAAACCGGCGCTGGTCAGCATGGGGTAGCAACCGCAACGGTTGCCGCGTTATTCAACCTGACCTGCGATATCTATATGGGAGAAGAAGATTGCCATCGGCAAGCATTGAACGTTTTCCGAATGGAATTGCTAGGAGCGCGAGTTATCCCAGTCAAATCAGGGAGTAGAACGTTAAAAGATGCAATTAATGAAGCGTTTCGCGATTGGATAACTAATGTTCGAGATACCAACTATATCTTCGGTTCGGTAAGTGGAGTGCATCCGTTCCCGATGATGGTTCGCGATTTCCAATCAGTTATCGGCAAAGAAACGAAACGGCAGATTCAACAGAAAGAAGGTAGATTACCGGATTATCTCGTAGCTTGCGTCGGTGGTGGCAGTAATGCGATCGGATTATTTTATCCGTTTTATTGGGATACATCGGTTAAATTTATCGGCGTTGAAGCTGCTGGGTTAGGGATGAAAACCGGAAAACATGCGGCATCGTTATGTGCGGGGTCAATCGGCGTTCTGCATGGCAGTAAAAGTTATGTTCTGCAGGATAACAATGGACAGATTCTGCCAACGCATTCGATTTCCGCTGGACTCGATTACCCCGGAGTTGGGCCTGAGCATAGCTTCTATAAAAAGAGCGGTCGTGCAGAATATGTTGCGATAACTGATAAAGAAGCGCTGGCAGCGTTCCAGCTTTTAGCGGAACTGGAAGGCATTATCCCGGCGTTAGAAAGCGCCCATGCAGTCGCATATACCTGCAAACTTGCGCCGAAACTGAAAAAGAACCAGATTATCGTTATCAACCTTTCCGGTCGGGGAGATAAAGATGTGCAGCAGGTAAGTAAACATTGCGGAAAATAG
- a CDS encoding phosphoribosylanthranilate isomerase: MIKIKICGITNLADAEKAVELGADALGFIFSKSPRRIDAEIATEIIKQLPPFITTVGVFVNESAEVVKHIASVCRLNVLQFHGDELPEYCSQFGRKVIKSFRVKNPDDLSMLPGYKGIVSAYLLDSRVKGKRGGTGETFDWELAKIALPYGRVILAGGLTPENVAEAIQAVNPYAVDVSTGVESSPGKKDFEKMRRFIEAVRKFG, from the coding sequence ATGATAAAAATCAAAATTTGCGGTATAACCAACTTAGCGGATGCGGAAAAAGCGGTTGAACTTGGCGCAGATGCGCTCGGTTTCATCTTTTCAAAAAGCCCTCGGCGGATTGATGCGGAAATCGCAACGGAAATAATTAAACAGTTACCGCCGTTTATTACCACGGTAGGCGTTTTCGTTAACGAGTCTGCAGAAGTAGTTAAACATATCGCTAGCGTCTGCCGACTGAATGTTCTCCAGTTCCATGGCGATGAACTCCCCGAATATTGTAGTCAGTTCGGCAGAAAGGTTATAAAATCGTTTCGGGTTAAAAATCCGGATGATTTATCAATGTTGCCTGGGTATAAAGGGATAGTTTCAGCATATCTGCTCGATTCCCGAGTTAAAGGGAAACGGGGCGGCACGGGGGAAACGTTCGATTGGGAGTTAGCGAAAATCGCACTACCGTATGGGCGGGTTATTCTCGCTGGGGGATTAACCCCGGAAAATGTTGCAGAAGCAATTCAAGCGGTAAATCCGTATGCGGTTGATGTGAGTACCGGTGTCGAATCATCTCCTGGCAAGAAAGACTTTGAGAAGATGAGACGATTTATTGAAGCAGTGCGGAAGTTTGGTTAG
- the trpC gene encoding indole-3-glycerol phosphate synthase TrpC, with amino-acid sequence MILDEIIFYKKQEVANRKQQVSLHELKRSLAAQKVIPRDFAAAISRKPGEKIKLIAEIKKASPSAGVIRPEFNPSQIAEIYERTGANAISVLTDEKFFSGRLEYLAQVRSRVSLPLLRKDFIIDAYQIYESAIAGADAILLIVAALDNTQLQEFNELAQKEVGLYTLVEVHNQRELDRALKIEPEIIGINNRDLKSFTVDLATTERLISDIPKECIIVAESGIKTRDDVLRMQSLGVDALLIGETFMRNHDIALKIKELYGL; translated from the coding sequence ATGATTTTAGACGAAATTATTTTTTATAAGAAACAGGAAGTAGCTAACCGGAAACAGCAGGTTTCCCTGCACGAACTTAAACGCAGTCTAGCTGCGCAGAAAGTTATCCCGCGAGATTTCGCTGCCGCTATCTCTCGGAAACCGGGAGAAAAAATCAAACTGATTGCGGAAATTAAAAAAGCTTCCCCTAGCGCTGGGGTAATCCGACCGGAGTTCAATCCGAGTCAAATCGCTGAAATATATGAACGAACCGGAGCGAATGCAATTTCGGTTCTAACCGATGAAAAGTTTTTCTCTGGAAGATTGGAATATCTAGCGCAGGTTAGGTCTCGAGTTTCCCTACCGTTATTGCGGAAAGATTTTATTATTGATGCATATCAAATATATGAATCAGCGATTGCTGGCGCAGATGCGATTCTGCTCATTGTTGCCGCATTAGATAATACCCAACTTCAGGAATTTAACGAACTTGCTCAGAAAGAAGTCGGACTATATACGCTCGTTGAAGTTCATAACCAGCGGGAACTCGACCGGGCGCTAAAAATCGAACCGGAAATAATTGGGATAAATAACCGAGACCTGAAATCCTTCACAGTTGACCTTGCCACAACCGAACGGTTAATCTCCGATATCCCAAAAGAATGTATTATCGTTGCTGAAAGTGGGATAAAAACCCGAGATGATGTTCTGAGAATGCAATCGCTCGGAGTTGATGCCCTGCTCATCGGAGAAACGTTCATGCGGAACCACGATATCGCATTGAAAATAAAAGAGTTATACGGTTTATAA
- the trpD gene encoding anthranilate phosphoribosyltransferase, translating to MIKEAISKLVEKQDLTREEAVTVMNEIMSGEATEAQIGSFITALRMKGETVEEITGCALVMREKATKIQTTRQPVVDTCGTGGDRSGTFNISTCAAFVAAGAGCIVAKHGNRSVSSSCGSADVLKALGVKIDVDITVTERCVNELGIGFLFAPLYHSAMKYAIGPRQQIGIRTIFNILGPLTNPAGATAQVLGVYSAELTDTLAAVLKELGSNHALVVHGSDKLDEITITGDTKIVELKQGKLMDYYVDPKDFGFNPAPLSSIKGGTPEENAQIILEVLKGKPGPRRDIVLMNAGAAILVSDLANTLAEGVAKAAQSIDSGAAFDKLEQLKKLTNA from the coding sequence ATGATTAAGGAAGCGATATCTAAATTAGTCGAAAAACAGGATTTAACCCGTGAAGAAGCGGTAACCGTGATGAACGAGATTATGTCCGGAGAAGCGACGGAAGCGCAAATCGGGTCGTTTATCACTGCGCTACGGATGAAAGGGGAAACGGTAGAAGAAATCACTGGCTGTGCGCTGGTGATGCGGGAAAAAGCGACGAAAATCCAGACTACTCGCCAGCCGGTAGTTGATACCTGCGGAACCGGCGGTGACCGCAGCGGAACGTTTAACATCTCAACCTGTGCAGCGTTCGTTGCGGCAGGAGCAGGATGTATTGTTGCGAAACATGGGAATCGGTCGGTATCAAGTTCTTGCGGAAGTGCGGATGTTTTGAAAGCGCTCGGTGTGAAAATTGATGTTGATATCACAGTAACCGAACGATGCGTGAATGAACTGGGGATAGGGTTTCTGTTTGCGCCGTTATATCATAGTGCGATGAAATATGCGATTGGACCCCGGCAGCAAATCGGAATTCGAACCATATTTAATATTCTCGGTCCGTTAACCAATCCAGCTGGGGCAACCGCGCAGGTGCTTGGGGTATATTCCGCAGAGTTAACGGATACGCTAGCAGCGGTTCTGAAAGAACTGGGATCGAACCATGCGCTCGTTGTGCATGGGTCGGATAAACTCGATGAAATAACCATTACCGGAGATACGAAAATCGTTGAACTGAAACAAGGGAAACTAATGGATTATTATGTTGACCCGAAAGATTTCGGATTCAATCCGGCGCCGTTATCCAGTATCAAAGGCGGCACCCCGGAAGAAAACGCACAAATAATACTTGAGGTTCTTAAAGGCAAACCTGGTCCGCGACGTGATATCGTTCTCATGAACGCTGGCGCAGCGATTCTCGTTTCCGATTTAGCCAATACCCTCGCGGAAGGCGTCGCTAAAGCTGCGCAATCCATTGATTCCGGTGCCGCTTTTGATAAACTTGAACAATTGAAGAAACTCACCAATGCATAA
- a CDS encoding nucleotidyltransferase domain-containing protein: MDKNQVLEIIARFRKVIELKGIKVDRLILFGSYVTGTAREGSDIDLVVISEDFADKNYWERIEILSDAIYEIFEPIEAVAMTPTEWNNEKSMIVNFAKSGELVIG, encoded by the coding sequence ATGGATAAAAACCAAGTTTTAGAAATTATTGCTCGGTTTCGTAAAGTAATTGAGTTGAAAGGGATTAAGGTGGATCGGTTAATATTATTCGGTTCTTATGTAACTGGAACTGCTCGAGAAGGTAGCGATATTGATTTGGTAGTTATCTCCGAAGATTTTGCTGATAAAAACTATTGGGAACGGATTGAAATATTATCAGATGCTATTTATGAAATTTTTGAGCCGATTGAAGCGGTTGCAATGACTCCTACAGAATGGAATAATGAAAAATCAATGATTGTTAATTTTGCGAAATCCGGCGAATTGGTTATCGGATAA
- a CDS encoding aminodeoxychorismate/anthranilate synthase component II translates to MILVIDNYDSFTYNLVQYLGELGQDIKVYRNDKIDLDTIRKLNPSKIVISPGPKTPKEAAISNDILREISPNIPTLGVCLGHQCIGYVYGGVVKRADRLMHGKTCLIYHNEQTIFQNIENPFEATRYHSLIVERETLPPVLEIIAWTDQNEIMGLRHKQYPIWGVQFHPESVLTKVGKPILNNFVKL, encoded by the coding sequence ATGATATTAGTAATCGATAACTACGATTCTTTCACGTATAATCTCGTTCAATACCTTGGCGAACTGGGTCAGGATATTAAAGTCTATCGCAACGATAAGATAGATTTGGATACCATTCGGAAACTGAACCCGTCGAAAATTGTCATTTCACCTGGTCCGAAAACGCCGAAAGAAGCGGCGATTTCGAATGATATTCTGCGGGAGATTAGCCCGAATATTCCGACGCTTGGTGTATGTCTTGGTCATCAATGTATCGGCTATGTTTACGGTGGGGTGGTGAAACGCGCTGACCGATTAATGCATGGGAAAACCTGTTTGATTTACCATAATGAACAAACGATATTCCAGAATATAGAAAATCCATTTGAAGCAACGCGATATCATTCGCTCATCGTTGAACGAGAAACATTACCGCCGGTGCTTGAAATCATCGCTTGGACTGACCAGAACGAAATTATGGGACTCCGGCATAAACAATACCCGATTTGGGGCGTCCAATTCCATCCGGAATCGGTCTTAACGAAAGTCGGAAAACCGATTTTAAACAATTTCGTAAAACTCTAG
- the trpE gene encoding anthranilate synthase component I: MIYPSLAEFREKAKQGNLIPVYKEILADIETPVSAFRKLMHQEYAFLLESVEGGEKIARYSFLGVNPSLIFKSKGNEIQIIRGGFIEKKTVNDPLDSLKQLLRKYTSVPDPNLPRFYGGAVGYLSYDMVRFMEVLPDKNPDDLAVPDAYFMFTDAILIFDHVQHKIKVVSNAHIENSDIDTAYFSAVDQIQQLIEILREPVEPSKPRIDKHPMHEFSSNFTQSEFESAVERALEYIRAGDIFQVVLAQRLQTNISADPFDIYRALRSVNPSPYMYYLQFGDLKLAGSSPEVMVRVENRVVEVRPIAGTRRRGKSEKEDDDLIEDLLADPKERAEHIMLVDLGRNDVGRVSKYGTVEVTDLMTIEKYSHVMHIVSNVRGELNDGLDEFDALRACFPAGTVTGAPKIRAMEIIDELEPTRRGIYAGAVGYFSFSGNLDTCITIRTILIKDDTAYISVGAGLVADSVPANEFQETMNKAKAMLRAIELAEEGLE; encoded by the coding sequence GCGGATATCGAGACGCCGGTTTCCGCATTCCGGAAACTCATGCATCAAGAGTATGCGTTTTTATTAGAGAGCGTTGAAGGAGGCGAAAAAATCGCTCGATATTCGTTTCTCGGCGTAAATCCTTCTCTGATTTTCAAGAGTAAAGGGAACGAAATCCAAATTATTCGCGGTGGTTTCATTGAAAAGAAAACGGTGAATGACCCGTTGGATTCGCTCAAACAACTCTTACGCAAATATACAAGCGTTCCCGACCCGAATCTACCACGGTTTTACGGCGGTGCGGTCGGGTATTTGAGTTATGATATGGTGCGATTTATGGAAGTGCTTCCGGATAAGAATCCTGACGACCTAGCGGTACCGGATGCGTATTTTATGTTCACCGACGCGATTCTAATCTTCGACCATGTCCAGCATAAAATCAAGGTGGTTTCTAATGCGCATATTGAGAATAGCGATATTGATACCGCATATTTCTCTGCAGTTGACCAGATCCAGCAGTTGATTGAAATTCTGCGCGAACCGGTCGAACCGAGTAAACCGAGAATTGATAAACATCCGATGCATGAATTCAGCTCGAATTTTACGCAATCGGAATTTGAATCCGCTGTTGAACGCGCGCTGGAATATATTCGAGCGGGCGATATTTTCCAAGTTGTTCTTGCCCAACGGTTACAGACGAACATTTCCGCTGACCCGTTTGATATCTATCGTGCGTTACGGTCGGTTAATCCGTCTCCGTATATGTATTATCTGCAATTTGGTGATTTGAAATTAGCGGGGTCATCGCCGGAAGTTATGGTTCGCGTAGAAAATCGCGTGGTTGAAGTAAGACCAATTGCAGGAACGCGGCGTCGTGGCAAATCTGAGAAAGAAGATGATGATTTGATTGAAGATTTGTTAGCTGACCCGAAAGAACGGGCGGAACATATTATGCTGGTTGATTTAGGTCGAAATGATGTCGGTCGCGTGAGTAAATATGGTACCGTTGAAGTAACGGATTTAATGACGATCGAGAAATATTCGCATGTTATGCATATCGTGAGCAATGTTCGTGGCGAATTAAACGATGGACTCGATGAATTCGATGCGTTACGTGCTTGTTTCCCAGCGGGAACCGTTACGGGCGCGCCGAAAATTCGCGCGATGGAGATTATCGACGAACTTGAACCGACAAGGAGAGGAATATATGCGGGTGCGGTCGGGTATTTCAGTTTCAGTGGTAACCTTGATACCTGCATAACCATTCGAACGATTCTGATTAAAGACGATACCGCTTATATTTCGGTAGGGGCGGGATTAGTTGCGGATTCGGTTCCTGCGAATGAATTTCAGGAAACGATGAATAAAGCGAAAGCGATGCTGCGCGCAATTGAACTGGCAGAAGAAGGACTTGAATAA